One Nitrospira sp. DNA segment encodes these proteins:
- a CDS encoding TRAM domain-containing protein, producing the protein MISRAIFILLSALAGMVLFLRAESASGAFWLYGFGIGAVTGGLIVVGEYALRTLSFGIIVGATAGLAVGLLMTGLVEWVGGEIFDVQTFLFHIGGLVFLLGFPYLGLVLGARFGQEQFPVSQPRATDLSGSSNGLKVLDTSVIIDGRVADLCETGFLEGTFFVPQFILHELQHIADSSDSLKRARGRRGLDILNKIQKMADIDVQVVEEDFPNVKEVDAKLVVFAKKKGARIMTNDLNLNKVAELQGVRVLNINELCNALRPVVLPGETIRVFVLKEGKEAGQGVAYLDDGTMIVVDNARRCIGRNVDVVVTSVLQTTAGRMIFTRLKEDAEREELQVARG; encoded by the coding sequence ATGATATCGCGAGCCATATTTATCCTTCTCAGTGCGCTGGCGGGTATGGTTTTGTTCTTGCGGGCCGAAAGCGCCAGCGGGGCGTTCTGGTTGTACGGGTTCGGGATCGGGGCGGTCACCGGCGGACTGATCGTCGTTGGCGAATACGCATTACGAACATTGTCATTCGGTATCATTGTCGGTGCGACGGCAGGCCTGGCAGTCGGGCTCTTAATGACCGGGCTGGTCGAGTGGGTTGGCGGTGAAATCTTCGATGTGCAGACGTTCCTCTTTCACATCGGCGGACTGGTGTTTCTCCTCGGGTTCCCCTATCTGGGTTTGGTGCTGGGGGCGCGATTCGGGCAGGAGCAGTTTCCCGTGTCTCAGCCACGGGCGACCGATCTCTCCGGCAGTTCGAATGGTCTTAAAGTGCTCGATACGAGCGTCATCATCGATGGTCGCGTCGCGGACCTCTGTGAAACAGGTTTTCTGGAAGGCACGTTTTTCGTTCCGCAGTTCATCCTGCACGAGTTGCAGCATATCGCGGACTCGTCCGACTCCCTGAAGCGCGCTCGTGGCCGCCGTGGACTTGATATTCTCAATAAGATTCAGAAAATGGCGGATATCGATGTGCAGGTTGTGGAAGAAGACTTCCCGAATGTGAAGGAAGTGGATGCGAAGCTGGTCGTCTTTGCCAAGAAGAAGGGCGCGCGCATCATGACGAATGATTTGAACTTGAATAAGGTCGCCGAGTTACAGGGTGTCCGGGTGCTCAATATCAATGAGCTCTGCAATGCGTTGCGGCCGGTCGTCTTGCCGGGAGAGACCATTCGGGTGTTCGTCTTGAAGGAAGGCAAAGAAGCCGGTCAGGGCGTGGCCTATCTCGACGACGGCACGATGATCGTCGTCGACAATGCCCGACGGTGTATCGGCCGCAATGTCGATGTCGTGGTGACCAGTGTGTTGCAGACGACCGCCGGACGTATGATTTTTACCCGCTTGAAGGAAGATGCCGAGCGAGAGGAGCTGCAAGTCGCTCGTGGATAG